From the Plasmodium cynomolgi strain B DNA, scaffold: 0703, whole genome shotgun sequence genome, the window atttttgcgtccTCTAGATTTATCGTGAACGCTGTGTCGTTGTGGCTATTGGGTGCTCTGTCCCCACGGTTGGCTACGCCGTTCATTCTACTCACCGCGCCCCCATCCTGCTCGTCCAGCACACTCAACATGGGGTGCCTCAGAACGaggtgcaaaatattttcgtccTGGTCGTTGAAGGCCTCCGACAGAATGCTCTTGTcaaattcgtttttcttcagtaGATCGATTTCGTTGGCTTCCTTGTACAGGCGAgtttgcttcccccacgtTTCTCCCTGGCCGTTTAAAGTAGTACCTCCGACACCCTGCTTACTGTCGCCATTGCCCAAGCTGCCATCATGATCATCAGAGAAAATGTTCCCCAAAAAATTCCTCGagttgattttatttttgacatgGGCACTTAGCTGGTATCTGTCCTTCACGAGGGAAATTTCCATAAAATCTTTCTTCATATGTTCATacagtttgtttttttctttccactgtGGTATATTCTTTGCTATATAAAAGGTAGTCGAAAAGTATCACTTCCTTTACAGTTTCACAATGCTTATTCTGCATGACCCACATGAGGGGGTCATTTCCATTGGCATTCAGTTGGTTATGTCCAATTACGCATTCGTATAGCAGAAAGCGAATCATGTCCACAATGTTATTTGCGCATGCAAAATGTAGGagtgtgtttttattttcgtccTTCACATCGTTAATTAAGCATATGTTTCCATGTTgaaggatttttttaacttccttAATGTCGTTTGTCCTTACGTAATATATCAGGTCTTCGATCTCATCATCCAGCCTATTGCTGTTGTTATTCTATTGGGGAACATTCTGATATTTCTCTCCTGTCACCatgaccatttt encodes:
- a CDS encoding hypothetical protein (putative), with the translated sequence NNNSNRLDDEIEDLIYYVRTNDIKEVKKILQHGNICLINDVKDENKNTLLHFACANNIVDMIRFLLYECVIGHNQLNANGNDPLMWVMQNKHCETNIPQWKEKNKLYEHMKKDFMEISLVKDRYQLSAHVKNKINSRNFLGNIFSDDHDGSLGNGDSKQGVGGTTLNGQGETWGKQTRLYKEANEIDLLKKNEFDKSILSEAFNDQDENILHLVLRHPMLSVLDEQDGGAVSRMNGVANRGDRAPNSHNDTAFTINLEDAKIIQQYTHQLLINEKAKVKTGKAKKKPLYG